atataaattatgttatattattattattattattattatcaagaagttattttttcccaattttctaaacaaggagattgtaagcgtctaatacgcttgataagatgtttattcttgaaaaatgtggattatgctagatacgaattcaaaatcaaggtaaataaaaataaattttgatgctcaaaatcctaaaaatgtacattaattatggatattgagataattgcttttgcaacattggcttatataatttttaactattatattatggttcgtacaaaattgttagtatttcaagagtttttaacagatgaaaatgaaatttgatcataggacaaattattgaaaaatattaattaaaaaaatattattatttgaatctcttcaaattctcaaatgttgagcataatgattctaattaatataattaatttcacgtattaattataaaacgttttttttatactgagtggttacaattgcgatttaattctatttaactaaaattaatttatggacttaatacttaattaagaaaaaataaaatgtttaattaatgggcaaaaaatattttcaaactctcctatttatacgcttatgtctcgacattctctcttattttttttaaaaaaaaaacccgagaggaagatggttctctcctaattatctttttcgtcccttaattttttttttcaattcttttgtttgtttttcttacttacaaaattcaagaatatataattattagaaaatattaatgaagttaaataagtgatatctgcgagtatggctgatattctatatagtgaaagaatgaagaacaaattgatcgaatgtcttgatgagatattacaagatgaaaatatgagaaatcatcatcttaaactgattcaattagatatattgggttattgtagcagaatgaataattgaattcgaatacttggtgatcatgaaattccatcaaccaaaataattatcatcaagatgaatttgtgactaattcttacgaattttatttttttatatgtaacatattgaattgataaagtttcttcatatgcaacattagaaaattattgattgtaatagtttatagaataatatattgatgttgcttccattttaacatagattgtaattcttttgtatcgtcaatataatatttaattttaattatagtttaattcaatttttgtttaacctatattgtaattcttttgtatcgtaaatataatatttaattttaattatagtttaattcaatttttggttttcttattatattctaatatatttcttaattaatctgatattttattattattgtttcacagaatatttggaatatgaaaatgtattaaaatttctaaaaagtacaaatcattgaattttgtaaaaataaataaatcattcatagttaaaattctataaaaaaagtagtcaattatttttaaaattaatttaatttgaattatcattcaaaaatatatattaatttcaaatatacataatataaatttttttcatagcatgatataaaattatttaaaagtaaatatgtcaatttatttatttatctaaattatataaaagtttcataccccgtgcatcgcacgggttttcgactagtttttttaaaaagaaaagatcATGCATTAAATAGAATCAGAATACACGACTTGAACAATGAAATCTGTAGGACTAATATGTCACTCCTTCAGTCCTGACATAAAATAAGAAGCCATTACAAGTTCATGGGCAACACTATTCGCAAAACGACTAGAAAAAATGATACTAATATCATTAAACGAATGAATCAACCTATTACAATTATCAAGAACAATGccgtaatatatatatatatatatatatatatatatatatatatatatatatatatttaggcaaatgatatatacaatCCTAAGGGTTGTATATAAGCATTAATTCTCTATATGTATTcaataaaagaaactaaaaatCCTAATTCTAAAGCATTTATTTATATtggaaatataattaatttactaCTAGTTTTTATGAGTATTTAATAAAGTATCAATAGTTgtgtttttctttcatttttctaccaaaaataataataataaagtatcaataaattttattataagaTTATCTAGATAAACCAAATTAACACTAATAATAGCAATTTGTGGATTTTTATTTACAAGGATTAGAGCTGTAAATATCAGGAcccatatatttatatattaaatataaattaagtaTTCAATATGTATTTatgggttaggctatgcttactttgtttttaacaaagtaagctttaaccattggatgatgataaactttgacaaagtaagctcatccaatggttgaaaaaacaaagtaaagcttactttgtcaaaaataaagtaagcgtagaacttttatttttttataattaaaaattatgtatatatttttaggtGAGTTTATATGGGTGagtttgaaatttgatttttaagcccgagcttAACCTAATCCGAGCTCGTCTAAATTAACAGTGGATTTGGTTGGGCTTGGACTAAGCATTTTTACATGAAAACCCAGTAGGTCCGGCCCGAGCCCGACCCAACGACAAGTCTATTCAAACTTAGACCTACAATGAAAATCTAACTGGTTCTCAATTTGACTGGTCGAACCAACTAGTCCAATCAAGTTCTAATAACATTGAAAAAGAATAaacagaaaaatatattaaaaaataaacaaaaaataaatagtaAAGGAAATCTGCGGGAATTTCCATGGGACATATCAAAGATGAGAATAGAGATTTATGTGGGGGCGGAAATTAAGGGTGTTCATCGGTCGGTTCGATCTGaaaatcgaaccgaaccgaaataacaAAAAACTAGATagtcttaaaaagaaaaaccgaacctaaccaaataataataaataaccgaactgaaccgaccaaattattttggttggtttggttcggttatttggtttgcttatattaaaaaaattcattaacaattatttttatataaggTTAACATTACatcattaatgatgttgttgggtatttacttatatatacaacaatttttatttttatttttctttttggattgaaaggaaaaaaagaatagaaagaaaaaaacatacAAATTTTATATAGAAATGAAATCAATCTTTAATTCCAAATATGAATTAGTGTATAATTGTACTAAATTGGTAGACAAGCATTAAATAGATCAATAATATAATCAGTTACATGCAATCCAAAAACTATCATGCTTAACAAaaattctaataatataattctaaatcaaatataacttagaaCAATAAATGACATAcactaattatataataaatctaatttctaattatatttactttatttcGGTCTGTTTGGTTAATTCagtaattttgatttgaaaacTGAACCGTCTGAAATTAccgaaatattataaaaataaaaccgaaACCGATCCATTATGGGGGGTAGTATGGGATCCGTAGTAGGTGAGAAAATTACTCGTTTGATCGAGTATGCTACCAATCAATTTTTACCTCTTATTTTAGTGTGTGCTTCCGGAGGAGCACGAATGCAAGAAGGAAGTTTGAGCTTGATGCAAATGGCTAAAATAGCTTCTGCTTTATATGATTATCAATCGAATAAAAAGTTATTTTATGTATCAATCCTTACGTCTCCTACAACAGGTGGGGTGACAGCTAGTTTTGGGATGTTGGGGGATATTATTATTGCTGAACCTAACGCCTATATTGCATTTGCAGGTAAAAGAGTAATTGAACACAGAACCGAAAAAACCAAAATTCATCGGTTCGGTCGGTTATTTCGAtccggttcggtttttgaacacccctaatgGAAATACCTATCCCAATTCTCGCCCTATCCCTGACTGTGGGACAAAATATCAATTTACACCTAGTGGGGGTGCTTATTGGGACAAGAATTCTCCACCCTTTTGCAACTCTAGTTtaggtttttcaaaaaaatatcatttttccAATATACAGTACATTACCTTTAAATTATTCGAAATGACGTAATTTTGATTTTCCACAAATAAATTAATCTAAATTTAGAAtatgaaaattttattttaacattgtgtcaaatttttttataaaaacataccagtatgttaattttttttttttttttttgtagaaagacaaaaaaaaaaatagaaatttatacAAATTTAGAGTAGAACGGtacaaaatttataaagaaaataaaactgtATACAAAGGAGAAAAACATAAAAGGCATTTTTATTTAGATAAATCGAAGATCGTAAAAAGCATTAGATGTTAGTCGGGTGAATAGGTTTCCCGAGGATCTATCAGGGATTAGTCATCATAATAACATCGTTACAATTACAAAAGGCTTTTTGTAACGAATCTTTTCACGTGATTATTACAATTATAAGGCATTTATAAACGGCCTCTCAAAGGGCACTAAATCACATCcatctatattttatatataataatggaaggagaaagaaataaggagaagtgttttagatgtctttttgatgagttgccaacgtagtaaaaaattaaaataaaaaaaaagatttaattgagggttaattataaataactaccCTATGGTTTGGCCGATTTACGATGTGGTACCTATGGTATTTGTTTTTTGCAAACATAACCCTATGGTTGTAAAATtgtacatgtttttttttactttgccaaatttggccgataacaacataaaaatgaaaattttcaagaattaaacttgtttgacatcatatttactatggaaccatattcttaatttttcaaaatcatcatttttggagctttctctctctaaatattatatttctctctcataaaaaataacatctaaatgacctcaaacctaaaacgttgaagaattaaaattgcttaaaatatcatttaactcttgaaaattttcattttgaagtcgttatcgatcaaattctgacaaagtgaacTCAACTGTAAAATTTTGTAAACCACAAGGTTgcgtttgaaaaaaaaaataccacaggtaccacatcgcaaatcggccaaaccacatggtagttatttataattaaccctttaattaattaaaaaataaaatatttatatttataatatattaaacaattattagctcattaattaaagtaataaaagaagACTGTTGTTATTCCCAGCCCCATTTTCATACACTTATCCTAGGGAAATGATGAAACTGCCCTTATTGTTTTGGCCTTTgcaaaaagtattttttttctctctacaGAATGCGGACGTGTGGCTATCATGCCTCATCACGTGGTGAGAcgtgataaatataaatctgttattttttaattaattaaatttttttaattttatttttttactacgttgacaactcattaaaaatgcctctaaaacacttctcatcatttctctctgcttccgcttcttattttttttatcacatttttattttgttgagagataaatttaattaaataaaaataacaatagattaaaattataacctatgctaaaaatataaaaattaaattaccccAAACAAAATGATGTCAAACTacgaaaatcatcatttttaatatattttatggactaaaatttataaattacgagtctatgatatatttttttagggttAGAATTTATGTATTGGAGTCTAAAATTTACAAATGAGAGTATAAAGGCATACTTATTTtgtgaaatataaaaaattatgacatatttagaattaagtttTATGATATGATGTAATCGTAATTTTTATACCCAATGTGATTTTTATATAATAGTCCTATTATCAAAATATGGAAAgccattataaaaaaaaaaaaaatggaaagcCCACCATTAAAAAGTATAACACATTCATTAGAGAAAGTGTCATGGACAGAAGGGGGTTTAGGGGACTTGAGCATCACCTACTAGTACTAGAAAATGCTAAAAATTGTATAGAAATTGTGgggatttttaattttttttatgtaaaaacacataaaatatgaatttagtacccataaataaattataagagAAAGTGAACCCTGAATCTGTCACTTTAATGCATATATTATCcttaatttgaataaaatatATACACCACAACCAATTTATTCTCACATTTTTTTTAGCTTACTTTGAGTATGGACTTactattttatttgttgttttacACATAATATTTAGGGTTGATAGTGACTAGGGGTGGCAATGGGGAGGGGATTATCCGAAAACCGCGGGTATTCGAACCGCAAAAATTGGGGATGAGGACGAAGAAATTTTTTTCATCGAAATCTAAATGGGGATGGAGATTGCTCTATCCGTCCCGTGGGGATCCCCGTCCCGTTACGTGTAAATTTCCGTGGGGATCCCCGAAAAATTCTCGTGAAGATCCccgaataaaattattaattttaatttctaaccATTATTTTTATATCAATGTATCAtattgaattatatatatagggCAATATAACCAGCAATTGCTGCTGGTTACATTATCTGTAACCAGTTTGCTGGTTACTCTGTAATGTAACAAGTACAatattatatgtttttggttatttttagaaaatattataatatataaaaataaatattattaatttattaagtaTGAGGATTCTCCGAAATCGTATCGGGAGGGGATGGGGATGGGAATGAAAAAGTCCCCAAATCATTTAATAGTGATTCCCCAAAACCATCCCGTAAACATTTGAAGACGAAGTGGTAATATACCCGCCCCCGCCCCCGCCCCCGCACCCGCACCGTTGCCACCCCTAATAGTAACACATTCAAATACAAATTGTGTCCAACATTAATATTCAAATATAAACTtacatttataaataattaacaaatGGTACTCTATTTGGTACTCTTAATTAGTCGTTTCATAATTTTACATTTATTATTTTGtcatttgtataaaaaaaaattgggataaGCTGCAAATTATCCATAACGTTTACAGTTAGGAGCAACTTTATCCTTAACATTGACAGTCAAGAGTAAttacaagttggatcaatttaaaaaataattcatcaaattgtcttatcggtcatgaatcttgtcactacacttcacatgtgtgtcattttatcgctcgttagtaacagatcacaaacatatgattaaacatgaaaagattttaattatttttttaaaaaataatatattttgtacaagtttttttaaatattttaccgaatttaaaaatatcaatctataattctattattaaatcacaaaaatatttaatcttttttttagaatcaactaacgtgtaattggtgcagaataaggaacaaaatatgtatgttttataataatgtctaaaattgacctaacttgccaatgttagaggtaaaattgctcttggctccCAATGTTAtggtaaaattgcattattttagacattaaaagtaaaattgctcatgcatgcaaacgttagaggtatttttgcaccgtatctctaaaaaaaattacatgaaaACCAATTTAGTTTAGATATGTTAAAGTGCGAATAAATGTGAATAGTTGATAGAGACTACATGTAAATAGTCaataaatgtaaatttattaacTTGTTAGTATTTTACCTTTTCTATTATTGAGAAatcttatttaaatatttactatTTAGGAATAGGGAAAAACATAACTTAATTTATAGGGATTTAAAATATATGTGAATTAATAAGGAAAATAATAAGAAAGTTCCCAATTTACAGTAAATTAGGATAATCAATTCGAAATTAGCTCAATTTATAGTCTATATTTCCACtatgtggattttttttttaaggaaagaCATAATTTATTATAGGGATTTAAAATAGATGTGAACTAATAAGAAAAACAATGAGAAATTTCCTAATTTACTATTAGGAAAATCAATCAAAATTAGCTCAATTTACGGTCTATATTTCcactatttttttttgaaagtatATTTCCACTATTATAAATAcaagaaaacactattatttattatattctcTCTTTGTTGTGGACttacaattttttaaatttgtaaGACATGATGAGTTCTTACATGCTAGATGGTGATTTGTTCTTTGATTGTGTTGAATGCTTTGATTCGGAGTTTGAAATTGGGTTGAGTGAGCCTCAAAGTGTGAAGGAGAGACGAGAAAGTTTTCTATCTGAAATGGGTTTGACTAAGAGTGATGAGAGTACTGGATTGGACAAGATTTTTGAGTGTGATGTGGTTATATCAAACAGTGAAGAGGGGAATTTGGTATGCTATGATGCACAACTTGAAGAGAGACCAATTGTAGATTCTCAATCTGGAGCATCTAAAACTTTAAATGAAGGAAAGCACAAAATCAAGAGTTGGTGcaagtttttttttacttaagaAGACGCATCACCCATCTGTGGTATCAAAGTCAGAACTTGGAGCAATGCAGGtgaaacagaagaagaagatgtgTAAGGAATTTACAGGTGTGTATATGAGACAAGAGCTTAAGGCTCACAGAGGCGCTATCTCGAGTGTGAAGTTCAGTCCAGATGGAGAGTACTTGGCAACCGGTGGTGAAGATGGGGTTGTACGTATATGGCATGTTACATCAGTAAATGCCCCTCATGAGTCATTTCCTTTAGAAGGAAATTTGAAAGAAGGCAAGCTGAGCTTTTGGAGAAAAAAGAATATGCATGCATCAATTATCATTCCTGAGAAGATTTTTCAGATTGAAGACCTGCCAATACATGAATTTCGTGGTCATGGCAGTGACATTCTGGACTTAGCATGGTCCAATTCCAATGTGAGTTGTTCCTTCTAAATATCTATATATCTCTACATGATTCTATAGCAATTGATTTGTAACTGATATTGAAAAATCATTTTGCAATGTCTTCTTTCTGCttctaaagataaaactgtCCGTCTGTGGCAAGTTGGATGCAAGCATTGTATAAATGTTTTCCAGCATAGGGATTATGGTAAATATGATAACCAACCACTTTCCTTTTTCACTGCTAATATTCTTTGATCTTATTGCAAAGTAAGCAATTTTTATGTGTGTTTTCTCTAAATGCAACAGTGACATGTATTCAATTCAATCCAATTGATGAAAACTATTTCATTAGTGGGTCTATTGATGGAAAAGTACGAATTTGGGGAGTGAATGAGAAGAGAGTTGTTGATTGGGTTGATGCAAGAGATGTAACAACTGCTGTATGTTACAAGCCAGATGGGAAGGTATGgtattctttgttttttttgtcacacccaacccaacccaacccaacccaaccttAACTTATGTACTAACaataatctatttttgaatgaAAACAGGGCTTTGTTGTTGGTTCAATTATAGGTACTTGCCGCTTCTACAAAGCATCCGGTACATATATAATTCCATTTGTGTTTTCACTCAAGACTCTCGTTTTaaaataatatgtaaaattggACTGACTAGTGCCCTTTCAGAAAATGAGATGGAGCTTGAAGCAGAGATTTGTGTTGGTAGGAAAAAATCTTTAGACAAGGGAATCACGGGCATACAGGTTGAAACTTGAGACTCTTAttaatgaagaaaatatgagcTTAGTTTTGTTCATAATTCATTAACATTTGTGTCATTTGTGCAGTTTTCCTGTGATATACCCGGAAGAGTTATGATCACTTCTAAAGATTCAAGACTTCGAATATTCGATGGATTTGATGTTGTGCAGAAATTTAAAGGTAAATTATTACATTTACATATAGGTAGATAGATGTAATAAAAAGCACAAATGATAATATCCATTGCCAAGTAACTAATCAATGCAGCCATAAGCCAAGTTTCTTAGGCAAATAAAACCCTAACATGGGGTAGTTCCAATTTCATTAACAACTAAATAAAATAGGGAGAATAAGTAAGACAATTTGATAATGCTGATTGCAATTAAAATCTTAAGGATTTGGGGATTTCGAAATTCCTTTCGTCTATCTCTGCTTTTCTGGATATTATATAATTTAGTGTCTTGGAGTTTTGATACATACCTCCATTGATGCAGGTCTAACCAAGTCTGGGAGTCAAAGGTCAGCTTGCTTTACTTCAACAGGGAGACATATAGCATCAGTTGGTGAAGACTCTCATGTTTATCTCTGGGATTACGATCCATCATCTAAACATGGAAAAAAATCAGTTAGATCTTGCGAGCATTTTTTCTTTGAAGGCATATCTGCTGCAATACCTTGGTCTGGTAGAATGCAAATGGAGGACAGTTCATGTGCATCCCCAAGGAGACTTGGGAATTGTTTCCCATTCAGAGGAAGAAGCTCTGCAACATCGCCCAAACATGCTTCTCTACCAGATTCTTGGGGGCTTGTCATTGTTACAGCAGGATTTGATGGAACTATCAGAACTTTCCATAATTACGGCTTACCTTTACCCGGAAAATAGTACTATTGGAAGATTCAATCTACAATGGATGTGGCTCCTCCACTTCTTGTTTGGTATTTTTGGTAGgcttcttcatctttttattgatttttcttgattttccgtctttaatgggtttcaatcttGTTTTTAGGAAATGCTACTGCTCTGGCTCCtacatttttctcttttctctacAACTCAATTTCTTTCTGGTTTCTTGATTTGTTGTAAAAATCATATGACCAGTTTTCAGGTATCCCATATGTCATGACTTTGCTCAACTGTCTCCTCTCTGCCTGCCTGGTATGTCCTTCTGTGGTTATCAATGCTAATCCGGTTTTTGTTCTGCCACAAGGAGAAAACATTGTTCGGGAACTGCAATCATACAATGATTATCAATGATGAAGCTTTGAAAGTGTTTCATACAATGAGAGTGAACAGAATGGATGATTTGGGACTATCTACATACAGGCTTGTAATCAATTGGATGTGTAAAAAGGGGAAAATCGCGCAAGCAAAGATGGTGTTCGACGAAATGCGCGAGAGAAAAATCGAAGCAGATAACCTAACTTTGGGGCGTCTTCTATACGGACTTCTATCAAGAGGGAGAGTCAATGAATCATATAGAGTAATGGAAGGGATTGAGAATCCAGATATAAGTGTATACCATGGTTTGATTAAAGGACTATTGAAATTGAGAGGATGTGAATTTGGTGAAGAGagggagaaaagaaagagaCCTAATCGTGAATTTTGATACAATATTTGTTGGTGGTTTGGTCAAGGCTGGGAGATCATTAGATGCAAGCAAGTATGGTTATGTTTTTGCATTATTTTTCAACTGAGGAAGATCATTAGGAGCAGAAGGTGTTGAGGTGGATAGATTTGATTATAATAAGTTTTTGCATTATTTTTCAACTGAGGAAGGTGTGGTTATGTTTGAAGAGATTGGGAAGAAATTGAGAGAGGCAGGAATGGTTGATTTGGCTGATATATTACAGAGGTTTGGGGAGAAAATGGCTACTAGGGAGAAGCGGAGAAATAGAGCAGCTCACCCATAAAATTCAAATATCCGGCAGGGCCGAACTCGATCCCCAATTCCGGGaagaaaaataacaataattataTTTGCTGATGTAACTTTCCGACACCGAATATGTACATTCCGGCGGTAATTCTGTTATTTCCAGAATCTGCAAATCAGATACAGGATTGGGTCCCTTATTCTTAATCCCTTATTCTTCGGGGTGGAGCCTGTAGGAGAACAACTTGCAGAATATAACACACATCAAGTTCACCAATATCAGAATTTTTCTTGTACAGAAAACGAGCATTCTGTGATTATCAATGCTAATCCAGTTTTTGTCCTGCCACGAGGTTACAACGTTGTTCGGGAACCGGAATCCTACAGTCATATCCCGGGTAATTCAATTTTCAAGAATGGTGCCGATGTGATTCAAGTCGAGTGTATTCAAGATAGGGCTTTTTCTTCTACAGAACCCGAACCCGAACCCTTCGGGGTCGAGCCTGTTGAACAACTTGTAGAATGCAACACACATCAAGTTCACGAATATCAGAATTTTTATCCTACAAAAAACGAGCTCTATGTGGTCGAGCCTGTAGGAGCACAAACAATGTGCGCCATTGATGAATGAGGGAAAATTCGAATACCATGTCGGATATGATAGACAAATTGCATATCAAGTTCAGGAATATCAGAATTTTGATGTTTGATTAGATAACTTTAATTATGATTTTATGCCTAAATAATAAGATTAAGAATATTTGAGACTAGTTATTGGGATTTTGTTTAACATTaatgtttataatttttattttgaattcaTCCATGGATTCAGAAATTGTTTATCTTGTTTGTGATTGTGTTATGGTATGCATTCATTGATAACTATAGTTGTTTAGGCTTCGATTTCCGCTGTCACTGTATAGATAAAATCATAGGTAATGACTTTGAAATTAGTTTAATGAGTGATTAATGTGTTAATAATATTAAAGGGATAAGATAAAAGAATGAAAAATGTCCCTAAAGTTGACTGAAATAATGTCCAAAATAATGCAGTTTTATTCTACATATGGTATCAACTGAAATCAGCAATTACAAGTAGAGGCTATGAAACAAGTTCAATTAGCAATTACTTGTTGAGTTTTGAAGGGATTTTTCTCATTAGGGATTTTTATCAAACATATGGTGATCATGCAAAGACTTTATGAATATCTACCAAATTTCACACATACAGCTACCCAATTCAGTGAATTCAAACACAAACATACGCAAGACAATCATCAATTTCTCATGAATTTCAAAACCTAGACTAGAGTTGCATACTTTCAAACCTGAAATTGAAAATTGATGCATTTTGG
The sequence above is drawn from the Euphorbia lathyris chromosome 6, ddEupLath1.1, whole genome shotgun sequence genome and encodes:
- the LOC136232678 gene encoding uncharacterized WD repeat-containing protein C3H5.08c-like is translated as MMSSYMLDGDLFFDCVECFDSEFEIGLSEPQSVKERRESFLSEMGLTKSDESTGLDKIFECDVVISNSEEGNLVCYDAQLEERPIVDSQSGASKTLNEGKHKIKTMQVKQKKKMCKEFTGVYMRQELKAHRGAISSVKFSPDGEYLATGGEDGVVRIWHVTSVNAPHESFPLEGNLKEGKLSFWRKKNMHASIIIPEKIFQIEDLPIHEFRGHGSDILDLAWSNSNGLLSASKDKTVRLWQVGCKHCINVFQHRDYVTCIQFNPIDENYFISGSIDGKVRIWGVNEKRVVDWVDARDVTTAVCYKPDGKGFVVGSIIGTCRFYKASENEMELEAEICVGRKKSLDKGITGIQFSCDIPGRVMITSKDSRLRIFDGFDVVQKFKGLTKSGSQRSACFTSTGRHIASVGEDSHVYLWDYDPSSKHGKKSVRSCEHFFFEGISAAIPWSGRMQMEDSSCASPRRLGNCFPFRGRSSATSPKHASLPDSWGLVIVTAGFDGTIRTFHNYGLPLPGK